The bacterium BMS3Abin02 DNA segment GAGCACATCGGTTCCGGTGAGGCGGTTCAGCAGCGTCGACTTTCCTGCGTTCGTATAGCCGACGAGAGCGACCAAGGGAACGTTGTTTCTCCTGCGGGCCTTGCGTTGTGTCATCCGAGTGCCGTGGAGTTTTGCGAGGTCGTGTTCGAGGCGAGTGATCCGTTGCTCGATTCGACGTCGGTCGGTCTCCAGTTTCGTCTCGCCCGGTCCGCGTGTCCCAATGCCTCCTGCCTGCCTGCTCAAAGCCGTGCCGCGTCCGCGCAGGCGCGGAAGGTGGTAGCGAAGCAGTGCCAGTTCGACCTGAAGCATGCCGGCCCTGCTCGTGGCATGTTGGGCGAAGATGTCGAGGATCAGGCCGGATCGGTCGACGACGTCACAGCCGAAGATTGCCTGGAGGTTCCGCTGTTGTGTCGGTGTGAGGTCGTCGTCGAAGATGACGACGTCGACGTCGAGACGTCGCGCCTGCTCTGCCAGCCGGGATGCCTGGCCTGAGCCGATGAACGTTGCAGGATCCGGCTTCCTGTGTCGCGGGGACGTCTGCCCAACAGGGTCGGACCCTGCAGTATCCGTCAGGCGGGCCAACTCATCGAGCGACGCGGCGGTGTCGAACAGTGAACCGACGAGGAAGGCACGCTGTCGGGCGATCTCGAGGTCGGTGACGGTGGCCGTCAATCTGCGTCCGGCACGACCTTCCGACGGTGTCACAGGTAGCGGCCTCCAGGAGACTGATCTTCGCGTCGTTCCTCGGCGATGATCTGTGCCTCCCGCACAGCGATCACGACCTGGCCGGTGATCGGCCAAATGAACCGCCATGCCTCCGTGGGGACCGCCCAGAACCGGTCGCCCGTCTCGACATCGACGAGTGCGAGGGCCTCGGTCGACTTCTCTGCGACGGTCGCAGCCGGCACAAGCAGCCCGGAGCGGGTAGTGGACTCTTGGACGAGATGGCCGACACGCCATCCGGGAAGTACCCGGAAGCCGTCGGCGTCGCCAGAGATCGGACCGTTGTTCACGGTTCCATGGTGGCACACGTCGGGACCCGACTCCAGTCCGAGATGTTCGCCG contains these protein-coding regions:
- the hflX_2 gene encoding GTPase HflX, with protein sequence MTPSEGRAGRRLTATVTDLEIARQRAFLVGSLFDTAASLDELARLTDTAGSDPVGQTSPRHRKPDPATFIGSGQASRLAEQARRLDVDVVIFDDDLTPTQQRNLQAIFGCDVVDRSGLILDIFAQHATSRAGMLQVELALLRYHLPRLRGRGTALSRQAGGIGTRGPGETKLETDRRRIEQRITRLEHDLAKLHGTRMTQRKARRRNNVPLVALVGYTNAGKSTLLNRLTGTDVLVEDRLFSTLDATVRRFQIPDGRQVVFSDTVGFVRRIPHGLIEAFRSTLDEVADATLMIHVVDASDQDAESHIATVRDVLADLGAAAIPELLALNKQDSADPIRLHRLLALHPEALAFSAATGEGIDEMLGRIADMLAPATVVATLTIPYTRGEVLAALHREGEVMDERHGETAVTVTVRLAPDRVERFEAAIA